In the Drosophila biarmipes strain raj3 chromosome X, RU_DBia_V1.1, whole genome shotgun sequence genome, one interval contains:
- the LOC108023289 gene encoding potassium voltage-gated channel protein Shaker isoform X12: MMSLPKLSSQDEEGGAGHGFGGGPQHFEPIPHDHDFCERVVINVSGLRFETQLRTLNQFPDTLLGDPARRLRYFDPLRNEYFFDRSRPSFDAILYYYQSGGRLRRPVNVPLDVFSEEIKFYELGDQAINKFREDEGFIKEEERPLPDNEKQRKVWLLFEYPESSQAARVVAIISVFVILLSIVIFCLETLPEFKHYKVFNTTTNGTKIEEDEVPDITDPFFLIETLCIIWFTFELTVRFLACPNKLNFCRDVMNVIDIIAIIPYFITLATVVAEEEDTLNLPKAPVSPQDKSSNQAMSLAILRVIRLVRVFRIFKLSRHSKGLQILGRTLKASMRELGLLIFFLFIGVVLFSSAVYFAEAGSENSFFKSIPDAFWWAVVTMTTVGYGDMTPVGVWGKIVGSLCAIAGVLTIALPVPVIVSNFNYFYHRETDQEEMQSQNFNHVTSCPYLPGTLVGQHMKKSSLSESSSDMMDLDDGVESTPGLTDTHPGRSAVAPFLGAQQQQQPVASSMSMSIDKQLQHPLQQLTQTQLYQQQQQQQQNGFKQQQQQQAQQQQSHTINASAAAATSGSGSSGLTMRHNNALAVSIETDV; this comes from the exons GTCTTTGCCCAAATTGAGCAGTCAAGACGAAGAAGGGGGGGCTGGTCATGGCTTTGGTGGCGGACCGCAACACTTTGAACCCATTCCTCACGATCATGATTTCTGCGAAAGAGTCGTTATAAAT GTAAGCGGATTAAGGTTTGAGACACAACTACGTACGTTAAATCAATTCCCGGACACGCTGCTTGGGGATCCAGCTCGGAGATTACGGTACTTTGACCCGCTTagaaatgaatatttttttgaccGTAGTCGACCGAGCTTCGACGCGATTTTATACTATTATCAGAGTG GTGGCCGACTACGGAGACCGGTCAATGTCCCTTTAGACGTATTTAGtgaagaaataaaattttatgaattaGGTGATCAAGCAATTAATAAATTCAG AGAGGATGAAGGCTTTATTAAAGAGGAAGAAAGACCATTACCGGATAATGAGAAACAGAGAAAAGTCTGGCTGCTCTTCGAGTATCCAGAAAGTTCGCAAGCCGCCAGAGTTGTAGCCATAATTAGTGTATTTGTTATATTGCTATcaattgttatattttgtCTAGAAACATTACCCGAATTTAAGCATTACAAG GTGTTCAATACAACAACAAATGGCACAAAAATCGAGGAAGACGAGGTGCCTGACATCACAGATCCTTTCTTCCTTATAGAAACGTTATGTATTATTTGGTTTACATTTGAACTAACTGTCAG GTTCCTCGCATGTccgaacaaattaaatttctgcAGGGATGTCATGAATGTTATCGACATAATCGCCATCATTCCGTACTTTATAACACTAGCGACTGTCGTTGCCGAAGAGGAGGATACGTTAAATCTTCCAAAAGCGCCAGTCAGTCCACAG GACAAGTCATCGAATCAGGCTATGTCCTTGGCAATATTACGAGTGATACGATTAGTTCGAGTATTTCGAATATTTAAGTTATCTAGGCATTCGAAGGGTTTACAAATATTAGGACGAACTCTGAAAGCCTCAATGCGGGAATTAGGtttacttatatttttcttatttatag GCGTCGTACTCTTCTCATCGGCGGTTTATTTTGCGGAAGCTGGAAGCGAAAATTCCTTCTTCAAGTCCATACCCGATGCATTTTGGTGGGCGGTCGTTACCATGACCACCGTTGGATATGGTGACATGAC ACCCGTCGGCGTTTGGGGCAAGATTGTGGGATCACTGTGTGCCATTGCTGGCGTGCTGACCATCGCACTGCCGGTGCCGGTCATCGTCAGCAATTTCAACTACTTCTATCACCGCGAAACGGATCAGGAGGAGATGCAGAGCCAGAACTTTAATCACGTTACTAGTTGTCCATATTTGCCAGGTACATTAG TAGGTCAACACATGAAGAAATCATCGTTGTCCGAGTCCTCATCGGATATGATGGATTTGGACGATGGTGTCGAGTCCACGCCGGGATTGACAGACACACATCCTGGACGCAGTGCGGTGGCTCCATTTTTGGgagcccagcagcagcaacagccggTAGCGTCTTCAATGTCGATGTCGATCGACAAGCAGCTGCAGCATCCACTGCAGCAGCTGACGCAGACGCAACtgtaccagcagcagcagcagcaacagcagaacGGCttcaagcagcagcagcagcaacaggcgcagcagcaacagtccCACACAATAAACGCGAGTGCAGCGGCGGCAAcgagcggcagcggcagcagcggcctCACCATGAGGCACAATAATGCCCTGGCCGTTAGTATCGAGACCGACGTTTGA
- the LOC108023289 gene encoding potassium voltage-gated channel protein Shaker isoform X8 codes for MTMWQSGGMGGHGSQNNPWMKLMGIVHKERRHTENVQSQSGSNERNLNQSLPKLSSQDEEGGAGHGFGGGPQHFEPIPHDHDFCERVVINVSGLRFETQLRTLNQFPDTLLGDPARRLRYFDPLRNEYFFDRSRPSFDAILYYYQSGGRLRRPVNVPLDVFSEEIKFYELGDQAINKFREDEGFIKEEERPLPDNEKQRKVWLLFEYPESSQAARVVAIISVFVILLSIVIFCLETLPEFKHYKVFNTTTNGTKIEEDEVPDITDPFFLIETLCIIWFTFELTVRFLACPNKLNFCRDVMNVIDIIAIIPYFITLATVVAEEEDTLNLPKAPVSPQDKSSNQAMSLAILRVIRLVRVFRIFKLSRHSKGLQILGRTLKASMRELGLLIFFLFIGVVLFSSAVYFAEAGSENSFFKSIPDAFWWAVVTMTTVGYGDMTPVGVWGKIVGSLCAIAGVLTIALPVPVIVSNFNYFYHRETDQEEMQSQNFNHVTSCPYLPGTLGQHMKKSSLSESSSDMMDLDDGVESTPGLTDTHPGRSAVAPFLGAQQQQQPVASSMSMSIDKQLQHPLQQLTQTQLYQQQQQQQQNGFKQQQQQQAQQQQSHTINASAAAATSGSGSSGLTMRHNNALAVSIETDV; via the exons GTCTTTGCCCAAATTGAGCAGTCAAGACGAAGAAGGGGGGGCTGGTCATGGCTTTGGTGGCGGACCGCAACACTTTGAACCCATTCCTCACGATCATGATTTCTGCGAAAGAGTCGTTATAAAT GTAAGCGGATTAAGGTTTGAGACACAACTACGTACGTTAAATCAATTCCCGGACACGCTGCTTGGGGATCCAGCTCGGAGATTACGGTACTTTGACCCGCTTagaaatgaatatttttttgaccGTAGTCGACCGAGCTTCGACGCGATTTTATACTATTATCAGAGTG GTGGCCGACTACGGAGACCGGTCAATGTCCCTTTAGACGTATTTAGtgaagaaataaaattttatgaattaGGTGATCAAGCAATTAATAAATTCAG AGAGGATGAAGGCTTTATTAAAGAGGAAGAAAGACCATTACCGGATAATGAGAAACAGAGAAAAGTCTGGCTGCTCTTCGAGTATCCAGAAAGTTCGCAAGCCGCCAGAGTTGTAGCCATAATTAGTGTATTTGTTATATTGCTATcaattgttatattttgtCTAGAAACATTACCCGAATTTAAGCATTACAAG GTGTTCAATACAACAACAAATGGCACAAAAATCGAGGAAGACGAGGTGCCTGACATCACAGATCCTTTCTTCCTTATAGAAACGTTATGTATTATTTGGTTTACATTTGAACTAACTGTCAG GTTCCTCGCATGTccgaacaaattaaatttctgcAGGGATGTCATGAATGTTATCGACATAATCGCCATCATTCCGTACTTTATAACACTAGCGACTGTCGTTGCCGAAGAGGAGGATACGTTAAATCTTCCAAAAGCGCCAGTCAGTCCACAG GACAAGTCATCGAATCAGGCTATGTCCTTGGCAATATTACGAGTGATACGATTAGTTCGAGTATTTCGAATATTTAAGTTATCTAGGCATTCGAAGGGTTTACAAATATTAGGACGAACTCTGAAAGCCTCAATGCGGGAATTAGGtttacttatatttttcttatttatag GCGTCGTACTCTTCTCATCGGCGGTTTATTTTGCGGAAGCTGGAAGCGAAAATTCCTTCTTCAAGTCCATACCCGATGCATTTTGGTGGGCGGTCGTTACCATGACCACCGTTGGATATGGTGACATGAC ACCCGTCGGCGTTTGGGGCAAGATTGTGGGATCACTGTGTGCCATTGCTGGCGTGCTGACCATCGCACTGCCGGTGCCGGTCATCGTCAGCAATTTCAACTACTTCTATCACCGCGAAACGGATCAGGAGGAGATGCAGAGCCAGAACTTTAATCACGTTACTAGTTGTCCATATTTGCCAGGTACATTAG GTCAACACATGAAGAAATCATCGTTGTCCGAGTCCTCATCGGATATGATGGATTTGGACGATGGTGTCGAGTCCACGCCGGGATTGACAGACACACATCCTGGACGCAGTGCGGTGGCTCCATTTTTGGgagcccagcagcagcaacagccggTAGCGTCTTCAATGTCGATGTCGATCGACAAGCAGCTGCAGCATCCACTGCAGCAGCTGACGCAGACGCAACtgtaccagcagcagcagcagcaacagcagaacGGCttcaagcagcagcagcagcaacaggcgcagcagcaacagtccCACACAATAAACGCGAGTGCAGCGGCGGCAAcgagcggcagcggcagcagcggcctCACCATGAGGCACAATAATGCCCTGGCCGTTAGTATCGAGACCGACGTTTGA
- the LOC108023289 gene encoding potassium voltage-gated channel protein Shaker isoform X4, whose protein sequence is MAAVAGLYGLGEDRQHRKKQQQQQQHQKEQLEQKEEQKKIAERKLQLREQQLQRNSLDGYGSLPKLSSQDEEGGAGHGFGGGPQHFEPIPHDHDFCERVVINVSGLRFETQLRTLNQFPDTLLGDPARRLRYFDPLRNEYFFDRSRPSFDAILYYYQSGGRLRRPVNVPLDVFSEEIKFYELGDQAINKFREDEGFIKEEERPLPDNEKQRKVWLLFEYPESSQAARVVAIISVFVILLSIVIFCLETLPEFKHYKVFNTTTNGTKIEEDEVPDITDPFFLIETLCIIWFTFELTVRFLACPNKLNFCRDVMNVIDIIAIIPYFITLATVVAEEEDTLNLPKAPVSPQDKSSNQAMSLAILRVIRLVRVFRIFKLSRHSKGLQILGRTLKASMRELGLLIFFLFIGVVLFSSAVYFAEAGSENSFFKSIPDAFWWAVVTMTTVGYGDMTPVGVWGKIVGSLCAIAGVLTIALPVPVIVSNFNYFYHRETDQEEMQSQNFNHVTSCPYLPGTLVGQHMKKSSLSESSSDMMDLDDGVESTPGLTDTHPGRSAVAPFLGAQQQQQPVASSMSMSIDKQLQHPLQQLTQTQLYQQQQQQQQNGFKQQQQQQAQQQQSHTINASAAAATSGSGSSGLTMRHNNALAVSIETDV, encoded by the exons GTCTTTGCCCAAATTGAGCAGTCAAGACGAAGAAGGGGGGGCTGGTCATGGCTTTGGTGGCGGACCGCAACACTTTGAACCCATTCCTCACGATCATGATTTCTGCGAAAGAGTCGTTATAAAT GTAAGCGGATTAAGGTTTGAGACACAACTACGTACGTTAAATCAATTCCCGGACACGCTGCTTGGGGATCCAGCTCGGAGATTACGGTACTTTGACCCGCTTagaaatgaatatttttttgaccGTAGTCGACCGAGCTTCGACGCGATTTTATACTATTATCAGAGTG GTGGCCGACTACGGAGACCGGTCAATGTCCCTTTAGACGTATTTAGtgaagaaataaaattttatgaattaGGTGATCAAGCAATTAATAAATTCAG AGAGGATGAAGGCTTTATTAAAGAGGAAGAAAGACCATTACCGGATAATGAGAAACAGAGAAAAGTCTGGCTGCTCTTCGAGTATCCAGAAAGTTCGCAAGCCGCCAGAGTTGTAGCCATAATTAGTGTATTTGTTATATTGCTATcaattgttatattttgtCTAGAAACATTACCCGAATTTAAGCATTACAAG GTGTTCAATACAACAACAAATGGCACAAAAATCGAGGAAGACGAGGTGCCTGACATCACAGATCCTTTCTTCCTTATAGAAACGTTATGTATTATTTGGTTTACATTTGAACTAACTGTCAG GTTCCTCGCATGTccgaacaaattaaatttctgcAGGGATGTCATGAATGTTATCGACATAATCGCCATCATTCCGTACTTTATAACACTAGCGACTGTCGTTGCCGAAGAGGAGGATACGTTAAATCTTCCAAAAGCGCCAGTCAGTCCACAG GACAAGTCATCGAATCAGGCTATGTCCTTGGCAATATTACGAGTGATACGATTAGTTCGAGTATTTCGAATATTTAAGTTATCTAGGCATTCGAAGGGTTTACAAATATTAGGACGAACTCTGAAAGCCTCAATGCGGGAATTAGGtttacttatatttttcttatttatag GCGTCGTACTCTTCTCATCGGCGGTTTATTTTGCGGAAGCTGGAAGCGAAAATTCCTTCTTCAAGTCCATACCCGATGCATTTTGGTGGGCGGTCGTTACCATGACCACCGTTGGATATGGTGACATGAC ACCCGTCGGCGTTTGGGGCAAGATTGTGGGATCACTGTGTGCCATTGCTGGCGTGCTGACCATCGCACTGCCGGTGCCGGTCATCGTCAGCAATTTCAACTACTTCTATCACCGCGAAACGGATCAGGAGGAGATGCAGAGCCAGAACTTTAATCACGTTACTAGTTGTCCATATTTGCCAGGTACATTAG TAGGTCAACACATGAAGAAATCATCGTTGTCCGAGTCCTCATCGGATATGATGGATTTGGACGATGGTGTCGAGTCCACGCCGGGATTGACAGACACACATCCTGGACGCAGTGCGGTGGCTCCATTTTTGGgagcccagcagcagcaacagccggTAGCGTCTTCAATGTCGATGTCGATCGACAAGCAGCTGCAGCATCCACTGCAGCAGCTGACGCAGACGCAACtgtaccagcagcagcagcagcaacagcagaacGGCttcaagcagcagcagcagcaacaggcgcagcagcaacagtccCACACAATAAACGCGAGTGCAGCGGCGGCAAcgagcggcagcggcagcagcggcctCACCATGAGGCACAATAATGCCCTGGCCGTTAGTATCGAGACCGACGTTTGA
- the LOC108023289 gene encoding potassium voltage-gated channel protein Shaker isoform X14, protein MAHITTTHGSLSQAPRSLPKLSSQDEEGGAGHGFGGGPQHFEPIPHDHDFCERVVINVSGLRFETQLRTLNQFPDTLLGDPARRLRYFDPLRNEYFFDRSRPSFDAILYYYQSGGRLRRPVNVPLDVFSEEIKFYELGDQAINKFREDEGFIKEEERPLPDNEKQRKVWLLFEYPESSQAARVVAIISVFVILLSIVIFCLETLPEFKHYKVFNTTTNGTKIEEDEVPDITDPFFLIETLCIIWFTFELTVRFLACPNKLNFCRDVMNVIDIIAIIPYFITLATVVAEEEDTLNLPKAPVSPQV, encoded by the exons GTCTTTGCCCAAATTGAGCAGTCAAGACGAAGAAGGGGGGGCTGGTCATGGCTTTGGTGGCGGACCGCAACACTTTGAACCCATTCCTCACGATCATGATTTCTGCGAAAGAGTCGTTATAAAT GTAAGCGGATTAAGGTTTGAGACACAACTACGTACGTTAAATCAATTCCCGGACACGCTGCTTGGGGATCCAGCTCGGAGATTACGGTACTTTGACCCGCTTagaaatgaatatttttttgaccGTAGTCGACCGAGCTTCGACGCGATTTTATACTATTATCAGAGTG GTGGCCGACTACGGAGACCGGTCAATGTCCCTTTAGACGTATTTAGtgaagaaataaaattttatgaattaGGTGATCAAGCAATTAATAAATTCAG AGAGGATGAAGGCTTTATTAAAGAGGAAGAAAGACCATTACCGGATAATGAGAAACAGAGAAAAGTCTGGCTGCTCTTCGAGTATCCAGAAAGTTCGCAAGCCGCCAGAGTTGTAGCCATAATTAGTGTATTTGTTATATTGCTATcaattgttatattttgtCTAGAAACATTACCCGAATTTAAGCATTACAAG GTGTTCAATACAACAACAAATGGCACAAAAATCGAGGAAGACGAGGTGCCTGACATCACAGATCCTTTCTTCCTTATAGAAACGTTATGTATTATTTGGTTTACATTTGAACTAACTGTCAG GTTCCTCGCATGTccgaacaaattaaatttctgcAGGGATGTCATGAATGTTATCGACATAATCGCCATCATTCCGTACTTTATAACACTAGCGACTGTCGTTGCCGAAGAGGAGGATACGTTAAATCTTCCAAAAGCGCCAGTCAGTCCACAGGTATGA